CCCGGTGTAGAACACCAGTCCGGAGGGAGCGATGGAGGGGATCCAGACGATCTCGGGCTGCTCCATGTCCTCCTGCCAGGGCCGCTCCGACACGCGCGGCCCGTAGTACTCGCGCGAGTAGGACACGACCGGCCAGCCGTAGTTGCGGCCGGGCAGAACGCGGTTGACCTCGTCGCCGCCCATCGGCGCGTGCTCGCTCGCCCAGGCTTCCCCCGTCTCGGGGTGAATCGCCAGCCCCATCGGGTTGCGGTGGCCGAGCGAGAACACCTCGGGCCGGGCGTCGTCGCGGCCGATGAACGGGTTGTCGTCCGGCGGCGTGCCGTCGTCCCGCAGGCGCAGTATCTTGCCGACGTGGCTCGCCGGGTCCTGCGCGAGCGGCCGGCGCCCGCCGAAGGCGCCGCCCAACGACATGTAGAGCGTCCCGTCCGGTGCGAAGGCCACCCGCGACGCGCCGCCGTTCATCTCCGCGTCGGCGACGAACACGTCGCGGACCTCGGATAGCGCCGCGCCCTCGAAGCGGCCGCGGGCCAGCGCCACCGTCGAGCCGTCCGCGGCCGGCTTCGAGTAGGTGAGATACACCAGCCGGTTCCGGGAGAAGTCGGGGTGCACGGCGACGTCCATCAGGCCTTCGAGCTGCCCTTGGAGCGAGACTTCGGGGACGCCCGCGATCGGGGCCGGTTCGAGGACGCCGTCGCGGATCCGCCGCAGCGTACCGAGGCGCTCGGTGACCAGGATGCTGCCATCCGGGAGAAAGGCAAACCCCCACGGGTAGGTCAGCCCGTCCGTGACCACCGAGACGCGGATTCGCTGGCGCTGGGCGGTGTCGTAGACGACCGGTTCGTCGGGCAGCGGTACCGGGGGAATCCCGTCGGCCGCGAAAGGTTCCGGCTCCGGCTGCTGCTCGGCGGGCTCCTGTCCGTCGGCCTGCTCCGTGGGCTGCTGCTCGGCGGGCTCCGTTGCGGCCCGTGCCGCTTCGGTGGTTGGCGCGGCGGGTTGCCGGGCGCCGGGCGCGGCCGTCGCAAGCATCACGAACGCCATCGAGAAAAGGAGCACGGCGACAGGTCGATTCATGGTCGTTCTCCCGCCGGCTTCAGTCGGCCGGCGCAATGTCGAATCCGAGCGCCGCCGCGTTCTCTCGTACGCGTCCGTCGAGCGACAGGACCTGCAGCTCCGCGACCAGGTTGCGGGCCAACAGCGCCGTGGACAGGTGAATGGCGTCGAGCGACCGGACCGGCTCGCGCGGGAAAGCCTGCCGCGACCGCGCCACGACCTCGCTGTCGATGGCAAGCACGACCCAGTGCTCGGACGCCGCGCCAAGCGTCGCGCGGCGCTTGGCGGC
The Acidobacteriota bacterium DNA segment above includes these coding regions:
- a CDS encoding PQQ-dependent sugar dehydrogenase, whose product is MNRPVAVLLFSMAFVMLATAAPGARQPAAPTTEAARAATEPAEQQPTEQADGQEPAEQQPEPEPFAADGIPPVPLPDEPVVYDTAQRQRIRVSVVTDGLTYPWGFAFLPDGSILVTERLGTLRRIRDGVLEPAPIAGVPEVSLQGQLEGLMDVAVHPDFSRNRLVYLTYSKPAADGSTVALARGRFEGAALSEVRDVFVADAEMNGGASRVAFAPDGTLYMSLGGAFGGRRPLAQDPASHVGKILRLRDDGTPPDDNPFIGRDDARPEVFSLGHRNPMGLAIHPETGEAWASEHAPMGGDEVNRVLPGRNYGWPVVSYSREYYGPRVSERPWQEDMEQPEIVWIPSIAPSGLVFYTGDRFPAWRGDLFAGSLMTGRVDRTGHLERIELNRQGLEERREWLLADLRQRIRDVDQGPDGLLYVLTGGSFLGRDPERGAAALLRIEPVD
- a CDS encoding type II toxin-antitoxin system VapC family toxin, which produces MSVYAESSAVLAWLLGEDQGRRTEQELAAADLVVTSDLTLIECDRVLGRSAALGERNAAEAAKRRATLGAASEHWVVLAIDSEVVARSRQAFPREPVRSLDAIHLSTALLARNLVAELQVLSLDGRVRENAAALGFDIAPAD